One Solibacillus sp. R5-41 DNA segment encodes these proteins:
- a CDS encoding RNA polymerase sigma factor, with product MDVKLEQLFTDFVRDNKKQLYLFAYSYVKNEQDALDIIQDSIQKAWLSLHTLEKKAQMKSWLFQIIARTAIDFLRKMKRIQVMDDEKLKYLSPQQQDTYEDVDLENAMDHLPLPLREVIILRYFEDLKLEDVAIILNIPLSTAKSRLYKALKLLKIELSDEGSKEYG from the coding sequence ATGGATGTTAAATTAGAACAATTGTTCACTGATTTCGTGCGGGACAACAAAAAACAACTATACTTATTCGCTTATAGCTATGTCAAAAATGAACAGGATGCGCTTGATATCATCCAAGACAGCATTCAAAAAGCATGGCTATCACTCCATACGCTTGAAAAAAAAGCGCAAATGAAAAGTTGGTTATTTCAAATTATTGCCCGTACTGCAATTGATTTTTTACGTAAGATGAAACGCATTCAAGTGATGGATGATGAAAAACTTAAGTACTTATCACCTCAGCAGCAAGATACATATGAGGATGTTGATTTAGAAAATGCGATGGATCACTTACCTTTACCTTTAAGGGAAGTCATTATTTTAAGGTATTTTGAGGATTTAAAATTAGAAGATGTAGCCATTATTTTAAACATCCCATTAAGTACAGCAAAATCTAGACTTTATAAGGCATTAAAATTATTAAAAATTGAATTAAGTGATGAAGGGAGCAAGGAATATGGATGA
- a CDS encoding MBL fold metallo-hydrolase: MTVAKWTAADVARKVIDNQELFILDVRNADAFEDWKIDGHQFDYLNIPYFDLLDGVEEVLSEIPTNKDVLVVCAKEGSSIMIAEMLSEAGREVAYLEGGMKSWSMYLEPIKVGGLQNGGELYQFVRLGKGCLSYMVISEGEAALIDAVRFTEVFTKFAEEKNVIITHVFDTHLHADHISGGRQIAEVTGATYYLPEKDAKEVVFDYTKLEDGLTVQIGASKIDVGALYSPGHTIGSTSFVVDHKYLLTGDILFIDSIGRPDLAGLAEDWVGDLRETLYKRYRTLAKDLIVLPAHFMIIEELNEDGTVSKRLGDLFAENHGLNVEDEAIFRSMVTDNLPPQPNAYQEIRHVNMGKITPSDEEQTEMEIGPNRCAVR, translated from the coding sequence ATGACAGTAGCTAAATGGACGGCGGCAGATGTAGCGCGTAAAGTAATCGATAATCAAGAATTATTCATTTTAGACGTGCGTAATGCAGATGCATTTGAAGACTGGAAAATCGATGGTCACCAATTTGACTATTTAAACATTCCTTACTTCGATTTATTAGACGGAGTAGAAGAAGTTTTATCTGAAATACCTACAAATAAAGACGTATTAGTCGTTTGTGCAAAGGAAGGCTCTTCTATTATGATCGCTGAAATGCTATCAGAGGCTGGTCGTGAAGTGGCGTATTTAGAAGGGGGGATGAAATCTTGGTCGATGTACCTAGAGCCAATTAAGGTAGGCGGTCTTCAAAATGGAGGGGAACTATACCAATTCGTGCGCTTAGGGAAAGGTTGTCTTTCTTACATGGTCATTTCTGAAGGAGAAGCGGCATTAATCGACGCAGTCCGCTTTACTGAAGTATTTACGAAATTTGCTGAAGAAAAAAATGTGATAATTACGCATGTATTTGATACGCATTTACACGCAGATCATATTTCTGGCGGTCGTCAAATTGCAGAGGTAACAGGTGCAACGTATTACTTACCAGAAAAAGATGCAAAAGAAGTCGTATTTGACTATACAAAATTAGAAGATGGTTTAACTGTACAGATCGGTGCTTCGAAAATTGATGTAGGTGCACTTTATTCACCAGGTCACACAATTGGCTCAACATCGTTCGTTGTCGATCACAAATATTTATTAACAGGTGATATTTTATTTATCGATTCGATTGGTCGTCCAGACTTAGCGGGCTTGGCAGAGGACTGGGTTGGTGATTTACGCGAAACATTATATAAACGTTACCGTACATTAGCGAAGGATTTAATCGTATTACCTGCACACTTCATGATCATTGAAGAGTTAAATGAAGACGGAACTGTGTCGAAACGTTTAGGTGACTTATTCGCGGAAAATCACGGTTTAAATGTGGAGGACGAGGCGATATTCCGTTCAATGGTAACGGATAATTTACCACCACAGCCAAATGCGTACCAAGAAATTCGCCATGTGAATATGGGGAAAATCACACCATCTGATGAAGAGCAAACGGAAATGGAGATTGGACCGAATCGTTGTGCTGTGCGTTAA
- a CDS encoding sulfite exporter TauE/SafE family protein, with product MDFTITYILVIFAIGFVGSFVSGMLGVGGSIIKYPMLLYIPPIFGLASFTAHEVSGISAVQVLFASMAGVWAYRKGGLLNKQLIIYMGGAILVGSFIGSYGSGFLSEEAVNIVYGTLALIAAVMMFVPKKQLDDQPLNEVTFNKPLAAGLALVVGMCSGIVGAAGGFLLVPIMLTVLKIPTRMTIATSLAVTFISSIGGSVGKLMTGQVEYWPAFIMIIASILAAPLGAKMGKTMNTKVLQSFLAILIAATAIKIWTDILL from the coding sequence ATGGATTTCACCATTACGTATATTTTAGTTATTTTCGCCATCGGTTTTGTCGGTTCATTTGTATCGGGGATGCTAGGTGTTGGAGGCTCTATTATTAAATACCCGATGCTGTTATACATTCCACCAATATTCGGACTCGCATCATTTACCGCACACGAAGTATCAGGAATTAGCGCGGTGCAAGTGCTTTTTGCATCGATGGCAGGCGTATGGGCTTATCGTAAAGGTGGCTTATTAAATAAACAGTTAATTATTTATATGGGAGGAGCAATTTTAGTCGGTAGCTTCATCGGTAGTTATGGTTCAGGATTTTTGTCGGAAGAAGCGGTGAATATCGTTTACGGCACGCTTGCACTAATCGCGGCCGTGATGATGTTTGTACCAAAAAAACAGCTGGATGATCAACCGTTAAATGAAGTGACATTTAATAAACCACTTGCAGCAGGCTTAGCGCTTGTTGTAGGTATGTGTTCGGGAATTGTCGGGGCAGCAGGAGGTTTTTTACTCGTACCGATCATGCTCACTGTATTAAAAATTCCAACGCGTATGACGATAGCCACAAGTTTAGCCGTCACATTTATTTCATCCATTGGTGGAAGTGTCGGGAAATTGATGACAGGGCAAGTGGAATATTGGCCAGCATTTATAATGATTATTGCTAGTATTTTAGCAGCCCCACTCGGCGCAAAAATGGGGAAAACAATGAATACGAAAGTGCTTCAAAGCTTTTTAGCAATCCTAATTGCCGCAACAGCGATTAAAATTTGGACGGATATTCTACTTTAA
- a CDS encoding sulfurtransferase TusA family protein, with protein sequence MNITQTLDAKGFACPMPIVRTKKAIDTLNSGEILEVLVTDKGAINDFAAWSKAGSHTILEQKEVDGVIYFYIQKA encoded by the coding sequence ATGAATATAACACAAACATTAGACGCAAAAGGCTTTGCTTGTCCTATGCCAATCGTACGTACAAAAAAGGCGATTGATACTTTGAACTCGGGTGAAATTTTAGAAGTTTTAGTAACAGATAAAGGTGCAATTAATGACTTTGCTGCTTGGTCAAAAGCTGGCAGTCATACAATTTTAGAACAAAAAGAAGTAGATGGTGTCATTTATTTTTATATTCAAAAAGCATAA
- a CDS encoding DsrE/DsrF/DrsH-like family protein: MSNKVAIIASNGGLFDAYKVFNIATAAAATEKEVQIFFTFEGLNLIHKQAMHVLKMPAGKEHFAQGFADANVPSISQLVEMAQQLGVKFIACQMTMDVMGLTKTDFVEDIEVGGAVTFLEFAKDAAPALTF, translated from the coding sequence ATGTCAAACAAAGTGGCAATCATCGCATCTAACGGTGGATTATTCGATGCGTATAAAGTATTCAATATTGCAACAGCAGCGGCAGCTACTGAAAAGGAAGTACAAATTTTCTTTACTTTTGAAGGATTAAACTTAATCCATAAGCAAGCAATGCATGTATTAAAAATGCCAGCGGGTAAAGAGCATTTTGCACAAGGTTTTGCAGATGCAAACGTACCATCCATTTCACAATTAGTTGAAATGGCACAACAATTAGGCGTTAAATTTATCGCATGCCAAATGACAATGGACGTAATGGGCTTAACCAAAACGGATTTCGTTGAAGATATTGAAGTGGGCGGCGCAGTAACATTCCTAGAATTTGCGAAAGATGCAGCGCCAGCGTTAACGTTCTAA
- a CDS encoding VOC family protein produces MNIIVTSLFVEDQEKALKFYTETLGFVKKHDVPSGKFRWITLVSSENQGGTELVLEPNENPTAKNYQTNLVAQGIPATMFGVEDIHDEYKRLSESGVKFTMEPTKMGDFTIAVFDDTCGNLIQIIQK; encoded by the coding sequence ATGAATATCATTGTTACTAGTTTATTCGTGGAAGATCAAGAAAAGGCACTAAAGTTTTATACAGAAACGCTTGGATTTGTAAAAAAGCATGACGTTCCAAGTGGGAAATTTAGGTGGATTACGCTCGTCTCTTCTGAAAATCAAGGAGGCACCGAGCTTGTTCTTGAACCTAATGAGAATCCGACCGCCAAAAATTATCAAACAAATTTAGTTGCTCAGGGTATCCCAGCAACAATGTTTGGCGTTGAAGATATTCATGATGAGTACAAACGTTTATCTGAAAGCGGCGTAAAGTTTACTATGGAACCAACAAAAATGGGCGATTTCACAATAGCTGTCTTCGATGATACATGTGGCAATCTAATTCAAATAATACAGAAATAA
- a CDS encoding sulfurtransferase TusA family protein, which produces MAIKADMQLDAKGLACPMPIVRTKKAMNELTEGQVLEVLATDKGSKADLAAWSKTVGHQYIGTTEDGDVLIHYIRKCNPETSEVAEKTFEQTISNEDIVGKKGIVLDVREAAEYAFGHVSGAVSMPIGELEARMKELDMDQEIYVICRTGTRSDMGAQTLANAGYTKVYNVLPGMTGWTGELETSI; this is translated from the coding sequence ATGGCAATTAAAGCAGATATGCAATTGGATGCAAAGGGTTTAGCATGTCCAATGCCGATCGTTCGCACAAAAAAGGCGATGAATGAGTTAACTGAAGGCCAGGTTTTAGAAGTGCTAGCAACAGATAAAGGCTCAAAAGCGGATTTAGCTGCATGGTCTAAAACAGTTGGCCATCAATATATCGGCACAACGGAAGACGGCGACGTTCTGATTCATTACATTCGTAAATGCAATCCTGAAACGAGTGAAGTGGCTGAAAAAACATTCGAACAAACGATTTCAAATGAAGATATCGTTGGGAAAAAAGGCATCGTACTAGATGTTCGTGAAGCAGCTGAATATGCATTCGGTCACGTTTCAGGTGCCGTTTCTATGCCAATTGGTGAGCTAGAAGCACGCATGAAGGAACTCGACATGGATCAAGAAATTTATGTCATTTGCCGTACAGGTACACGTTCTGATATGGGCGCACAAACTTTAGCAAACGCAGGCTATACAAAGGTTTACAATGTACTACCAGGAATGACCGGCTGGACTGGCGAATTAGAAACATCTATTTAA
- a CDS encoding DNA-3-methyladenine glycosylase I — protein MNRCAWVKLDEPIYVAYHDEEWGVPVYEDRHLFEMICLEGAQAGLSWLTILKKREGYRQAFDQFDAEKIIHYDAVKLAELKENSAIIRNRLKIQSVVTNANAFLAMQQKHGSFSNYIWSFVDGKPIINHWKSIAEVPITTEISDRMSKQLKKDGFKFVGSTICYSFMQAVGMVNDHTTDCLCRK, from the coding sequence ATGAATCGATGTGCGTGGGTCAAACTAGATGAACCAATTTATGTTGCGTATCATGACGAGGAATGGGGCGTGCCTGTTTATGAGGATCGCCACCTTTTTGAAATGATTTGCTTAGAAGGTGCGCAAGCAGGACTAAGCTGGCTGACAATTTTAAAAAAGAGAGAGGGGTACCGCCAAGCATTTGATCAATTTGATGCAGAAAAAATCATTCACTATGATGCTGTAAAATTGGCCGAATTAAAAGAAAATTCAGCAATCATACGAAATCGTTTAAAAATTCAAAGTGTCGTTACAAATGCCAATGCCTTTTTAGCGATGCAGCAAAAGCACGGCTCCTTTTCCAACTATATATGGTCTTTTGTAGACGGAAAACCGATCATCAATCATTGGAAAAGTATTGCGGAAGTACCAATCACGACGGAAATTAGTGACCGCATGAGCAAACAATTAAAAAAAGATGGCTTCAAATTTGTAGGCAGTACGATTTGCTACTCCTTTATGCAAGCAGTTGGCATGGTCAATGATCATACGACGGATTGTCTCTGTCGAAAATAG
- a CDS encoding rhodanese-like domain-containing protein, with the protein MKSMTTTELQQRLEAGEQIHLIDVREVGEVQEGHIPGIVNIPLGLLEFRMHELDKSKAYVMVCRSGGRSGQATSILDAQGYDVTNMTGGMLNWAGEVK; encoded by the coding sequence TTGAAATCAATGACAACAACAGAACTACAGCAACGTTTAGAAGCTGGGGAACAAATCCATTTAATCGACGTACGTGAAGTGGGCGAGGTACAAGAAGGGCATATTCCAGGTATCGTTAATATTCCACTTGGATTATTAGAATTCCGTATGCATGAACTTGATAAAAGTAAAGCGTATGTAATGGTTTGTCGTTCTGGAGGGCGCAGTGGTCAAGCTACATCAATTTTAGACGCACAAGGCTATGATGTAACAAATATGACAGGTGGCATGCTTAATTGGGCTGGAGAAGTGAAATGA
- a CDS encoding multidrug efflux SMR transporter — protein MTKYWLLVLLAGLIEIIWAMGLKYASTIWMWGGVVVLIILSFYILILANDKLPVATVYAVFTGIGTAGTVIVETILFNEPISFSKIGFIALLLVGVIGLKLVSDEPQETRDA, from the coding sequence ATGACGAAATATTGGCTACTTGTATTATTAGCTGGCCTAATTGAAATTATTTGGGCAATGGGTTTAAAATACGCGTCCACCATTTGGATGTGGGGCGGGGTCGTAGTACTTATTATCCTATCGTTTTATATTTTAATCTTAGCGAATGACAAACTTCCTGTCGCAACGGTTTATGCAGTATTTACCGGGATTGGAACCGCAGGAACGGTCATTGTGGAAACGATACTTTTCAACGAACCAATTAGTTTCTCAAAAATTGGATTTATTGCTCTTCTACTCGTTGGGGTTATCGGACTAAAACTTGTATCCGATGAACCACAAGAAACGAGGGATGCATAA
- a CDS encoding DUF3298 domain-containing protein, whose amino-acid sequence MDDKLKKIKKQYEDVPIPKELDEVIENSLKRKPKKRNKVSWLLGSAAAASIIFIGGINASPAMAKSLAQIPVLSAVVEVLTFTEYEVKDGNYEANIKVPQITGDSDEIQALNAQFEAEGKALYEEFTEEISYMDGGHLGIDSGYIVETDTDQLLSMGRYVVNTVGSSSTVMQYTTIDKEKQIALTLPSLFKDASYIPAISEYIQQQMRDEMIETNGESTYWLVETDSMGFEEITKEQNFFITEQGKLVIAFDKYEVAPGYMGLVKFEIPTELIQEMLVSYVYIH is encoded by the coding sequence ATGGATGACAAATTAAAAAAAATAAAAAAGCAATACGAGGATGTGCCAATCCCAAAAGAGTTGGATGAGGTCATTGAAAACAGTTTAAAACGCAAACCGAAAAAACGTAATAAAGTGAGCTGGTTACTTGGTTCTGCCGCTGCGGCGAGCATAATTTTTATTGGAGGTATTAATGCGAGTCCAGCCATGGCAAAAAGTTTAGCCCAAATTCCGGTGCTTTCTGCTGTCGTTGAAGTATTAACATTTACTGAATATGAAGTGAAAGACGGGAATTATGAGGCGAATATTAAAGTGCCACAAATTACGGGAGATTCTGACGAAATCCAGGCCTTAAATGCGCAATTTGAGGCGGAAGGTAAAGCTTTATACGAGGAATTTACAGAGGAAATAAGCTATATGGACGGAGGACATTTAGGGATTGATAGTGGATACATCGTTGAAACGGATACTGATCAATTGCTGTCGATGGGGCGCTATGTTGTGAATACGGTTGGTTCGTCTTCAACAGTTATGCAGTACACAACGATTGATAAAGAGAAACAAATCGCCCTAACATTACCGAGCCTATTTAAAGATGCGAGTTATATCCCTGCTATAAGTGAATATATTCAGCAACAAATGCGTGATGAAATGATCGAGACAAATGGGGAATCTACGTATTGGTTAGTTGAAACCGACTCTATGGGATTTGAGGAAATTACAAAAGAGCAAAACTTCTTCATTACCGAACAAGGGAAATTAGTCATTGCCTTTGATAAATATGAAGTGGCACCAGGTTATATGGGGCTTGTGAAATTTGAAATACCAACTGAATTGATTCAAGAAATGCTTGTAAGCTATGTTTATATTCATTAA
- a CDS encoding DsrE/DsrF/DrsH-like family protein, which produces MEKKRTTIVLFSGDYDKAMAAYIIANGAAAYDHEVTIFHTFWGINALRKQESEEVKKGFLEKMFAKMMPKGAEKLGLSKMQMLGMGPKMIKHVMKKHNALTLTQLIDMAQEQDIKLVTCTMTMDLLGLQQEELIDNIDYAGVAAYLADAEEGTVNLFI; this is translated from the coding sequence ATGGAAAAGAAAAGAACGACAATCGTTTTATTTAGTGGAGATTACGATAAAGCGATGGCCGCTTACATTATTGCGAATGGTGCAGCAGCCTATGATCATGAAGTAACAATCTTCCATACATTCTGGGGAATTAATGCATTGCGTAAACAAGAGTCAGAAGAAGTGAAAAAAGGGTTCTTAGAAAAAATGTTCGCTAAAATGATGCCAAAAGGTGCTGAAAAATTAGGTTTATCTAAAATGCAAATGTTGGGCATGGGTCCTAAAATGATCAAGCATGTGATGAAAAAGCATAATGCACTAACTTTAACGCAGCTGATCGATATGGCTCAAGAGCAAGACATAAAACTTGTAACATGTACGATGACAATGGATTTACTAGGACTTCAACAAGAAGAACTAATTGATAATATCGATTATGCAGGAGTCGCCGCGTATTTAGCTGATGCTGAAGAAGGTACAGTCAACCTGTTCATTTAA
- a CDS encoding TetR/AcrR family transcriptional regulator, translated as MTIQKIKAAAFKNFAVNGYNGGSLAQIAEEVGIKKQSIYTYFKSKDELYTTLSKEAMEFELAFVEQFIEENKKEEMEETLFQLLHACELRYTGQDVTKFFLRSSFFVPPHLEKQLNGHIYFYLDSLEQQFTHYFKLQSIAVTPNEAAISYLALLDSLFVELLYGGQARFEKRLHASWTVFYRGLTN; from the coding sequence TTGACCATTCAAAAAATTAAAGCTGCAGCATTCAAAAACTTTGCTGTAAATGGCTATAATGGCGGTTCATTAGCGCAAATTGCAGAAGAGGTTGGCATTAAAAAGCAATCCATCTATACGTATTTTAAAAGTAAAGATGAGCTTTATACGACCCTTTCAAAAGAAGCAATGGAATTCGAACTTGCCTTTGTCGAACAGTTCATCGAAGAAAATAAAAAGGAAGAGATGGAGGAGACTTTATTTCAACTTTTACATGCTTGCGAATTGCGCTATACCGGGCAAGATGTTACGAAATTCTTTTTACGGTCCTCTTTTTTTGTACCGCCGCATTTAGAAAAACAGCTTAACGGACACATTTATTTTTATTTAGACAGCCTTGAACAACAGTTTACGCACTATTTTAAGTTGCAATCGATCGCCGTTACCCCAAATGAAGCAGCCATTAGTTATTTAGCTTTGCTCGATAGCTTATTTGTTGAATTACTTTACGGGGGTCAAGCGCGCTTTGAAAAGAGATTGCACGCGAGCTGGACTGTATTTTATCGAGGACTAACAAATTGA
- a CDS encoding rhodanese-like domain-containing protein yields the protein METLIIIAIVVAFFVWRMKPAKGTKAISTSELKTILNDKDKYFLDVRTPAEFKGRNIKQFKNMPLGSDFSKVPKDKEIVVICQSGIRSSQACKQLKKLGYEKVTNVRGGMSAF from the coding sequence ATGGAAACACTCATTATTATTGCAATAGTTGTCGCCTTCTTCGTTTGGAGAATGAAACCAGCTAAAGGAACGAAAGCAATTTCTACGAGCGAACTCAAAACCATTTTAAATGACAAAGATAAATATTTCCTTGATGTGCGTACACCAGCTGAATTTAAAGGGCGTAACATTAAGCAATTTAAAAATATGCCATTAGGTTCAGATTTTTCGAAAGTGCCAAAAGATAAGGAAATCGTTGTTATTTGTCAAAGTGGCATACGCTCAAGTCAAGCGTGCAAACAGTTAAAAAAATTGGGGTATGAAAAAGTAACAAATGTCCGTGGCGGCATGAGTGCCTTTTAA
- a CDS encoding multidrug efflux SMR transporter — protein sequence MAWVYLIFAGLFEVGGVIGMNKVVQKRSIGAFAILFGSFTCSFTLLALAMKTLPMGLSYAVWTGIGTVGGTLVGMLFYKESKNWKRILFISFIIIAVVGLKVTQ from the coding sequence ATGGCTTGGGTATATTTAATTTTTGCAGGATTATTTGAAGTTGGTGGCGTTATTGGTATGAATAAAGTAGTTCAAAAGCGTTCTATTGGAGCATTTGCTATTTTATTTGGTTCATTCACTTGTAGTTTTACATTGCTTGCGCTGGCCATGAAAACATTACCAATGGGGCTGTCCTATGCTGTTTGGACCGGCATTGGCACTGTGGGTGGCACATTGGTCGGGATGCTGTTTTATAAAGAATCAAAAAACTGGAAACGTATTTTATTTATTTCGTTTATCATAATTGCCGTTGTAGGACTTAAAGTAACGCAATAA
- a CDS encoding nucleoside deaminase, producing MKQFMERAVQLAIANVQEGGQPFGAVLVMDEQIIAEGVNELHVVHDVSGHAELLAIRRAQQQLQTNDLSGFTMYASGEPCAMCLSAMYFANIKDIYYCESVKQAAKVGLDKSKFIYNELKKDRAERTVSMQQIPLESEQQSPMKVWESK from the coding sequence ATGAAACAATTTATGGAGCGAGCGGTGCAATTAGCAATCGCAAATGTTCAAGAAGGTGGACAACCGTTTGGCGCAGTACTCGTAATGGATGAACAAATCATTGCAGAAGGTGTGAATGAGCTTCATGTTGTCCATGATGTAAGTGGACATGCAGAATTATTAGCAATTCGCCGCGCACAACAGCAATTACAAACGAATGATTTATCTGGTTTTACGATGTATGCAAGTGGTGAACCATGTGCGATGTGCTTAAGTGCGATGTATTTTGCGAATATAAAGGATATTTATTATTGCGAATCCGTTAAGCAAGCAGCAAAAGTTGGACTAGATAAATCAAAATTTATTTACAATGAATTAAAAAAAGACCGAGCTGAACGCACCGTCTCTATGCAACAAATACCATTAGAAAGCGAACAACAAAGCCCGATGAAGGTATGGGAAAGTAAATAA